A region of the Canis lupus dingo isolate Sandy chromosome 8, ASM325472v2, whole genome shotgun sequence genome:
gaggaggagaaggcctTTCAGGTGTCTCTGGAGGACTTGGCAGGGCCTGAAGGCAGCGAGAAGGGGGCCAGACTGGAGCCCCCAGgctcggaggaggaggaggaggaggaggagagcctgGCAGTGGCGGAGCAGGTAGCCGACTTTGCCAGCTCCCTGCTGGCCGCCCTCCACTGCTGGCACTATCGGGCCAACGCTTTACTTTTCTCCCGGGGCGCTATGGTGAGGTGTCTCTTTGATCTCCCCTCCTCCTTGCATGTTCCCTGGCGAGTGCATGCCCATCTGGAagttctctcccctgccccccccacccctctgtccTGTTCCCTCACTCCTGCCATCAGCACCTAACCCCTTGCCCGCTGTCACGCCCTGGTGAGCCCTTGGCATGTGCTGTTCCAGTAAGGGGCGTGAGCTAGTATACTGCCCAGTGAGCATGACTAAtagggtgggggcggtggggaaaggggagaagcCAGCAGGGGTGGAAGGGGCAAGCAGGATGGGCTGTCCTGAGGCTGCACACCTGGCTGGGGTTTCTGCATCCCCAGACCTGGCAGTTCAGTATCAGGTCTCAGGCTGGCTCTCAGTACAGCCCGGCCCCCCTGGGGCTCAGGAGGTTTGCCTGTTTTGGGCTGTGGAAGGGATGAGCTCGCAGTTATCTCAGGAGCTGACCATGGCCCCTCCACTTGCTGTAGGAGAAGGGGCGCAAGGAGTCAGAAGGCCCCAAGAGCCGCAGAAGGTCCAGCGGCCGGTCTCCGACTAGTGCTGAGAAGCGCATGAGCTTCGAGTCCACCTCTTCCCTGCCAGAGGTGAGTGGCCGGCGGGCAGAAGGGGCCAGAGCGGGTGGGGCCTTCAGGCAGGGGCTCTCCCGTTGGGCCCATGGGACTAAGAATTCCgcccccatcctcctccacccTTCCCAGATTCTCGGCCCTTTGGGAAGCCTGTCTAGCCTCTAGGTGTATGGTGGGGGGAACAGGCAACCCCTTTctatgaattagaaaaagaagctCCTTTTTGACAAGATGCGGTCTCTTTGTCAAGGGCTATATTAGCAGAAGCGGCCAGATTTTAGGACCCGTCAGCCAGGCTTCATTGTATAGGGCATAAGGCCCTGTCCCCACCAGCCTGCCAGACATTGAAATTACGCCTGTACCCGCCTGGGTACTGACATCTGCTGGGCACTTCCTATAGGTCCAATGtcttattcctttcttctattcCCTGCAATAGCTCAGGTAGAAAGAGGTTCAGAGGAGGTGAGTGACGTGCCTGGCATTGGGCAGCTTCTGAGGGGCAGAGCTGAGGTCAGACCAGAGACTGTGACTCAAGCCCACACTCCACTTCCTGCCACCTCATGTGGTCTGTGTGTTTTGCAGAACCTATAACCTTTGTTTTCCCAAAGTTACAAGAAAAAGCATATGAGGCCTAGACTCCAGGGGGGGCCTCAACCACCAGCGCAGGCCTGAGGAACCTCGGTGACATTGGGTGGGAGTCTGGAGTGGTGCTATCCAGCCATCATAGGAAGCAAGCTACACGGATAACTTTACATTTTCTAGCAACCACGTTAACAAATTATTTAACACCAGCTATTATGTAGCACGGAATCAATAGAAAGAGCTATTAATgacattttatacattatatggAGTTTTTGCAGTCtggtgtgtattttctttttttttttttagtgagttttttttttaagattgattttatttattcatgagagacacacagagagagagaggcagagggagaagcaggctccatgcagggatcctgatgtgggactcaattccaggactccagggtcaggccctgggctgaaggcggcgctaaaccgctgagccacccgggctgcctgtttGCTCTTCTTCCTAAAGGTCCCTCTGGAAAGCTGCCTGTACTGGCTGGTTTCATGGTTTGGATGACCTTCAAGTTGGCCAGGGGGAGGTTCTTTAatttgcttccttccttacctGTCTGCTGGGCATGTGCAGAGTTGTGCATAGGGCTAGAGGCTGGCTGGTAGGAGCCAAATCCCTGTCTTCACCAAGTCTGACAGGACTCTAGCATGTGGTCCTATTGCCTCCTGGACCCTCCTCCACAACAGGAGGTCCCGGCTGCTTGGGGAAGTTGGGTTTGAAACCAGAACAATGCCTGTGTGGCCTGTAGGGCTGTAGGAAGCTGCCTCTCCGTCAGGCATACCCTGTGTTGTATCTCCCACCTTGTCCCTGGGGCTCCTAGGCAGGATGTCACTGAGAGGTGCCACCACTGTACCCGATCTGTGTTCCTAGAATCTTCCTAGCTGCATGACGACTGCGGGGCATCACCACATTCCTCTCCCTCAGGACCTGTTTCCCCACTCTGAGTTGTGCACATTCTGATTGCCTTTGGTCCTAAACTTCATGACCTCCCACTAGGCTTTGAGCAGGTCATGCTGTCTCCTCATCCTTGGGTCTCATGAGGCAGGGCTTTGGCTCACAGGAGTTCTGTTATCCCAGGTTGAGCCAGTTCCTGACCCCGAGATGGAGCAGGAAGTATTTGCTGCCATGGAAGGTCCCAGCATCGAGGAGGTGCCCTCAGACACAGAGTCTCCAGAAGTCCTGGAAACACAGCTTGATGCCCACCAGGACCTGCTGGGGCTGGCCCCCCCAGGTGACATGGGGGACTTTGTGGTGGTGGAGAGCACCGAGGATCTTAAGGCTTTGAGcagtgaggaggaggatgaggatgtGAGGGCTGCACAGGAGACCGAGAGCCTCCTGCCGCCCTCTGTGCTGGACCAGGCCAGCATCATTGCAGAGCGGTTCGTCAGCAGCTTCTCCCGGCGGAGCAGCCTGGCGCTAGAGGACGGCAAGGCCAGTGGCTTTGGGAGCCCGAGGCTGATAAGCCGGAGCAGCAGTGTGCTCAGCCTAGAGGGCAGCGAGAAGGGCCCAGCCTGGCACGGTAGCACCACGGATTCCCTTGGCTCGCAGCTGCCCCCAGAGGTGGATGCCACTGTGGGCGTGGCCATGGAAAGTGGCCCTCCGGTCAACGGGACAGAGCCCCCAAGCCCAGGCTGTCTAGCAGAGCCCGACAGGTCTTCCTGCAAGAAGAAGGAATCGACACTCTCCACCCGAGACCGGCTATTGTTGGATAAAATCAAGAGCTACTATGAAAATGCAGAGCACCACGATGCGGGCTTTAGCATCCGACGCCGGGAGAGCCTCTCCTACATTCCTAAAGGGCTGGTGAGAAACTCTGTTTCAAGATTCAACAGCCTTCCCAGGCCAGACCCGGAGCCCATGGCTCCGCTGGGGCACAAGAGGCCAGTGGGCTCCCGGCCGCCTTCATGGGCTCTGTTTGACCTCCCAGGACCCAGCCAGGCGAGTGCTGGGGAGCCAGCTCCTATCACAGATGCTGAGTTCCGGCCGTCTTCAGAAATTGTAAAGATCTGGGAGGGGATGGAGTCTGCCGGGGAGAGCTCTAGGAAGGGGCCTGGCCAAGGCCAGGCCAATGGCTTCGACCTACACGAGCCGCTCTTCATCCTGGAGGAGCACGAGCTGGGGGCCATCACTGAGGAGTCGGCCACTGCTTCCCCTGAGAGTGCCTCCCCGACGGAGCGGCCCAGCCCGGCCCACCTGGCCCGGGAGCTGAAGGAGCTGGTCAAGGAGCTGAGCAGTGGGGTCCAGGGGGAGCTGGTGGCCCCGCTGCACCCCCGCATCGTACAGCTCTCCCATGTCATGGATGGCCACGTGAGTGAGCGAGTCAAGAATAAGGTCTACCAGCTGGCCCGCCAGTACAGCCTCCGGATCAAAAGCAAATCTGTGACGGCCAGGCCGCCCCTACAGTGGGGAAAGGTGGCTCCTACCGTTCCCTGCCTTCAGGAGGAGGCTGGAGCACCCTCGGGCGGCACAGGTATGACgatggggatggggagtgggCCCTTCCCGCAAATCTGGGGTGGAAGAGCCTCTTAGGAACACGTTGGCCCCTGGGGCAAAGAGACCCATGTAGAACCATGACCAAGGAGAGGGCCGGTCTCCACACACATGTGGCATGAGCCCTGGTGGTTGGCCTGATGCCCAAGGCCAAGCGTGTGGCTTTGGTTgagccccatccctgtccccccTGAGCCCTTCCTCTAGAGCAGAGGCTTGGGAAGAATGTGGCTATAGGCCCTCTCTACCAGAAGAGCAGAGGCTCTCGTCTTTTCCTTTGACTCCTCCTTGTTCACtgccttttcttcattcttcccattgctctctctttttatttttttttatttttttattaaaaaaaatttttttaaagagtttatttattcatgagagacacagagagagagagaagcagagacacaggcagagggagaagcaggctccatgcagggagcccaatgtgagactcgatccccggactccaggatcacgccctgggctgaaggcaggcactaaaccgctgagccacccagggatccctgccctctccttctaaagagtatatttattacctgacagagagagagcgagcacaagcagggggaggggtagaggcagagggagaagcagtctctccactgagcagggagcctgatgcggggctctatcccaggaccccaggatcatgacccgggccgaaggcagatgctcaaccaactgagcccttcCGGGCACCTCCCGTCATTGCCCTTTAACAAAAGGGGCTGTGGAAGGTGAACGTGCTTTCTCCCTTCCCAACCAAAGCCCCGCGAGCAGCCGTGCCTGGAACGTGAGCCCAAGGCCGTGCAGCGTCCTCACTTGCCCTGCCCGCTCCTGCTCAGGATTCAGTCCGCTCGCTCTCTCCTCACAGGGAAGAGGAAGCCGGTGCTGCCCCTCCTCAACCACGAGCAGACGGCGGCCCAGGAGCACAGCCCGCCCAGGCCCGGCTCGCCTCGGCTTTTCGCCTTCAGCCCCACTGCTGCCAGCCCGAAGGCCAGCTCAGCGGCGCCCCGGCCCTCCTCTCGGAGCCCCCTCAGCCCCTTTGACGCCGAGCCCTTCAGCTGGCCCGATGTCCGAGAGCTCTGCTCCAAGTACGCCTCCCACGACGAGGCCTTCCAGGCTGAGGGCAGccggccccgcggcccgcccGTCAACCGGAGCCGCTCGGTGCCCGAGAACATGGTGGAGCCGCCTCCGGCGGGCAGGGTGGGCCGCTGCTGCAGTGTGGGCGCCAGGAGGGGCCGGCCGGGCCCGGAGGCCGCCCAGCCCCAGCTGCCCGGGATGCTGCCCCAAAGCAGGCCGGTGGAAGACGAAGCCCTGTATGTCACCGCAGACCTCACCCTGGAGAACAACCAGCGGGTGATCGTCCTGGAGAaggggcccctgccctgccccgctgCGGGGCTGGAGGAGCGCAGTGGGCAGGGACCAAGCTCACCAGCAGCCACAATGAGACGGGGCCTGGATTTCCAGGAGACTGGAGTTTCCAGGAGCCCGGAGTATTGGCCAAAGGAAGAGGGTCCCAGGGACCCGGCGGACccaggccagcagggcagagTGAGAAACTTGAGGGAGAAGTTCCAGGCCTTGAACTCCATAGGATGACTCTGAGTCCTGGGAGGAGCCGTGTGGCAGGGGAACTCCGAGGAACCTTGGAGTGCTTGCCCACAAGCCTGCGCTCCCCCTGCCCACGTGAGCCCCTGAGAGGATGCTCTGGGGTACTCAGCAAGTGTCTTCACCTGCTGGGAATGCCCTGGCGCTTCCCTGGGCTCATGGCGACTTCTGCAGGCCCTTCTTCCCACCGGGGCCAGTGTGGGCACTTCCCTCATATATAGTTCTTCTCTGGTAAGAAGCCAGATATTTAAGCTCTCCTCTTCCTGGTGAGAGCAAGCCATGCTCAGGCCTCCAGGGCTGGGCTGACCACTGCCGGGCTGAGGAGAAGGGGGAAGGTGGCCTGGGGAGGCTTTGCTCTTTAATTGTGCCTTTTCTTAGGATCCAGGCAGGAACAAGACCCATAATTTATTGCTTTCCATTCTGTGGTGTATTTGTGTGCACACGTGTTCCTGAGTGTGTGTTCTCCCGTTGTTGATTCCTCTCCTGTGAAGAATGTAATGGACTTGGTTCAGGTACTTTTGTAGATTGTCTTGCTGACTCTGTGGTTGTCGCTAACGTATATACATTTCATTATTTGCCAATGGTGCAATAACCGCTGCTGACCAACCACCCATGTGTGGCTCCTCATTGGGCCTTGCTGGGATGGGGAGAGCTGACCGAGGTCAGGGTGTCTTTGGGAGGCGGGCTAGGGATGGTGGTGGCTGCATCCACATTTTCTCCTCCATCGTCCATGCTCATGAAGCCTAAGGCACTAGGGTGcttgcaggggaggtgggggccgTGGGATGTGCAGGAGGGAACTTGTTCTCTGTCCACCCTTGCCTGGTGTCCTGTTGGCAggggcaggcactgtgctagccTTGAGCTCTCTTCCTCAAGGACCAAAGTTGGACTAAAACAGGTGAGGAAAATGAATGGGACATTCAGAAATTTCCAACgtcttctgtgttttctctctcgcTACTTCTCAGGAGACACTGTAGGAGGCCAGGATTCTAAACTTAGAGCCTAGACATATCTTAAGGTGGCTTGCAACATGGTGTGAGGAGAgcaaatgcattttttctttctattctcaaTGTGTCTTTCCTCAAAAGGGCTGGGATGCCtgcctattccttttttttttttttttttttagattttgtttattcatgagagacacacagagaaaggcagggagaagcaggctccctgtgggggaacccgatgtaggacttgctCCCAAGAtgccaggatcactccctgagccaaaggaagatgctcaactgttgagccacccaagtgtcccacctGCCTATTTCTAATTGGGCTTTCTGCCCTATCTCTGTGGTGGACCAGCCTTGTTGATCCTTTTCCTACAGGCAAGTGTTCCCACAGGTCTGCTGGATCAGGGCTGTGTGAGCTTCTGATCTTGGAGGAGAGACTCAACCTGAAGGCGGTTGTGCAGAGTCCCTAAAGAGGTTAAGAGAAGAGTGGAGGCCAGGGGAGGCCTCTCCCAGGCAGAAGCAAACAGGGCAGAAGTAGCCTACCTTCTACCCTGAATGTTCTGTGGCCACCTCCACTGTTGATGAGGATAGTTAGCTCCTACCAGGCTTGGGGTATGATGCTCTCAGTAGCCATAAAGCTACTGGAGTGAGAGTCTAGCCACGTCACCCAATTCATCTGTGAATTGAAGAAAATGGATAATGTACTGCTTCTTGAACTCCCTGACTCAGCCTTTTCAGTTGTAGCGAACACTTTCCCCAGGTGATCCTTAGCCATCTAGATTTGACTTGGAACCTTGAACTAGTTCACTGGTTCTCACTACCAATGAGCGTCATCAGTGGAGCCTTTTGAAAAATGGTGATGCCAGTTTCATCCACGTAGATCAAAAGAAATCACCCCCCTGGAGATGAATCTCGGGCGTGGCACTTCTAGTGATTCTGATGTCCAGTGACAGCCAAGATCTCTGTCCAGAGCTCTGTGGGGACGGGCTTGCAGCAGACCCTCAAGATGGTCGAATGCATGAATGAGCAAGCTTCTTGCAAGGTCTCAGGCAAGGCACAGCAGCTGCGTATGGGCATAAGactccccaggtccccagggacAAGCCAGAGACtctggctctccctctgtctccatggtggttccccccgccccaccctttTGCACACTCAGCTACCTCTCTGTGGTCCAATTCAAAGGGAAACAAAACTAGTCAAATAAGTAACTGAGAGAAAGATGGAGCATTATTGATTTATTAGAAAAACTAGTAAATGGGTTTTCTCTGGTTGGTGGAAGCACATTTGAGCAGGTGGAGGACAAGGCCCAGCTGGCCCCAGGGTCGGCGCCAGATTGTGTGGTCTGTGCCCAACAGGGGTGCAGTCTTGTGTAGCTGCCTCCTCCCTTATGTCCTCCCTGAGCTTGCTTGTCCAAGGGACCAAGCCATATGGTCCTCTGGATCCTTGCCCCCTCCCActagagggaggggagagagatccAGGAGCAACCTTGGGGACCCTGGTAGCCCTCCGATaggcaggagagagaagtgaTGTGGTGGGGACACTGAGCCTTCCACAAGTTTCCTGTTATGGATGCTAGttgtgggggctggaggggaagCCTAAAGGCCCTCCACACACCCCCTCAGCCAATCAGTTGAGGCCAGGGGAtgaaggggatggagagagggaagaaggaccACCTGACCATGCCCAGAAGGAGCTTCCTCTAAGCTGCCCTGGGGAGGAAGCCTATTATGCTGGTGTGGACTGGAGCTGTGTTGACCTAGTTTGGGAATACTGTTAAGAGACTGCAAAGTAGAAAATGTAAGGAGGGGAAAACCCTTGCCAGGGCACCAGGAGCTTAGTCCCATGTGGCACAATCTCCCAAAGCTGGGCTCCTGTAG
Encoded here:
- the PLEKHG3 gene encoding pleckstrin homology domain-containing family G member 3 isoform X5, producing the protein MPVSASLRQDGSQERPVSLMSTTSSSGSSRDSRGAMEEPSGPEASAENGAGSPRGRHPANGDSGPSGWLSVRGPLSPFSSRAPAAPALKLSYLGRVVREIVETERMYVQDLRSIVEDYLLKIIDTPGLLKPEQVSALFGNIENIYALNSQLLRDLDSCNSDPVAVASCFVERSQEFDIYTQYCNNYPNSVAALTECMRDKQQAKFFRDRQELLQHSLPLGSYLLKPVQRILKYHLLLQEIAKHFDEEEDGFEVVEDAIDTMTCVAWYINDMKRRHEHAVRLQEIQSLLINWKGPDLTIYGELVLEGTFRVHRVRNERTFFLFDKALLITKKRGDHFVYKGHIPCSSLMLIESTRDSLCFTVTHYKHSKQQYNIQAKTAEEKRSWTHHIKRLILENHHTTIPQKAKEAILEMDSYYPSRYRCSPERLKKAWSSQDEVSTHVRQGRRQSEPGQPLFLRATLPSRQRGFTESGLKGRRKSEPTRHLLRQLSEKARAAGMKHAGSAGALLDFGQPPCAQGVQPETEGAAQEEQEEEEEEEEEEEEEEEEEEEVVVEEEEEKAFQVSLEDLAGPEGSEKGARLEPPGSEEEEEEEESLAVAEQEKGRKESEGPKSRRRSSGRSPTSAEKRMSFESTSSLPEVEPVPDPEMEQEVFAAMEGPSIEEVPSDTESPEVLETQLDAHQDLLGLAPPGDMGDFVVVESTEDLKALSSEEEDEDVRAAQETESLLPPSVLDQASIIAERFVSSFSRRSSLALEDGKASGFGSPRLISRSSSVLSLEGSEKGPAWHGSTTDSLGSQLPPEVDATVGVAMESGPPVNGTEPPSPGCLAEPDRSSCKKKESTLSTRDRLLLDKIKSYYENAEHHDAGFSIRRRESLSYIPKGLVRNSVSRFNSLPRPDPEPMAPLGHKRPVGSRPPSWALFDLPGPSQASAGEPAPITDAEFRPSSEIVKIWEGMESAGESSRKGPGQGQANGFDLHEPLFILEEHELGAITEESATASPESASPTERPSPAHLARELKELVKELSSGVQGELVAPLHPRIVQLSHVMDGHVSERVKNKVYQLARQYSLRIKSKSVTARPPLQWGKVAPTVPCLQEEAGAPSGGTGKRKPVLPLLNHEQTAAQEHSPPRPGSPRLFAFSPTAASPKASSAAPRPSSRSPLSPFDAEPFSWPDVRELCSKYASHDEAFQAEGSRPRGPPVNRSRSVPENMVEPPPAGRVGRCCSVGARRGRPGPEAAQPQLPGMLPQSRPVEDEALYVTADLTLENNQRVIVLEKGPLPCPAAGLEERSGQGPSSPAATMRRGLDFQETGVSRSPEYWPKEEGPRDPADPGQQGRVRNLREKFQALNSIG
- the PLEKHG3 gene encoding pleckstrin homology domain-containing family G member 3 isoform X4, with the protein product MPVSASLRQDGSQERPVSLMSTTSSSGSSRDSRGAMEEPSGPEASAENGAGSPRGRHPANGDSGPSGWLSVRGPLSPFSSRAPAAPALKLSYLGRVVREIVETERMYVQDLRSIVEDYLLKIIDTPGLLKPEQVSALFGNIENIYALNSQLLRDLDSCNSDPVAVASCFVERSQEFDIYTQYCNNYPNSVAALTECMRDKQQAKFFRDRQELLQHSLPLGSYLLKPVQRILKYHLLLQEIAKHFDEEEDGFEVVEDAIDTMTCVAWYINDMKRRHEHAVRLQEIQSLLINWKGPDLTIYGELVLEGTFRVHRVRNERTFFLFDKALLITKKRGDHFVYKGHIPCSSLMLIESTRDSLCFTVTHYKHSKQQYNIQAKTAEEKRSWTHHIKRLILENHHTTIPQKAKEAILEMDSYYPSRYRCSPERLKKAWSSQDEVSTHVRQGRRQSEPGQPLFLRATLPSRQRGFTESGLKGRRKSEPTRHLLRQLSEKAARAAGMKHAGSAGALLDFGQPPCAQGVQPETEGAAQEEQEEEEEEEEEEEEEEEEEEEVVVEEEEEKAFQVSLEDLAGPEGSEKGARLEPPGSEEEEEEEESLAVAEQEKGRKESEGPKSRRRSSGRSPTSAEKRMSFESTSSLPEVEPVPDPEMEQEVFAAMEGPSIEEVPSDTESPEVLETQLDAHQDLLGLAPPGDMGDFVVVESTEDLKALSSEEEDEDVRAAQETESLLPPSVLDQASIIAERFVSSFSRRSSLALEDGKASGFGSPRLISRSSSVLSLEGSEKGPAWHGSTTDSLGSQLPPEVDATVGVAMESGPPVNGTEPPSPGCLAEPDRSSCKKKESTLSTRDRLLLDKIKSYYENAEHHDAGFSIRRRESLSYIPKGLVRNSVSRFNSLPRPDPEPMAPLGHKRPVGSRPPSWALFDLPGPSQASAGEPAPITDAEFRPSSEIVKIWEGMESAGESSRKGPGQGQANGFDLHEPLFILEEHELGAITEESATASPESASPTERPSPAHLARELKELVKELSSGVQGELVAPLHPRIVQLSHVMDGHVSERVKNKVYQLARQYSLRIKSKSVTARPPLQWGKVAPTVPCLQEEAGAPSGGTGKRKPVLPLLNHEQTAAQEHSPPRPGSPRLFAFSPTAASPKASSAAPRPSSRSPLSPFDAEPFSWPDVRELCSKYASHDEAFQAEGSRPRGPPVNRSRSVPENMVEPPPAGRVGRCCSVGARRGRPGPEAAQPQLPGMLPQSRPVEDEALYVTADLTLENNQRVIVLEKGPLPCPAAGLEERSGQGPSSPAATMRRGLDFQETGVSRSPEYWPKEEGPRDPADPGQQGRVRNLREKFQALNSIG
- the PLEKHG3 gene encoding pleckstrin homology domain-containing family G member 3 isoform X3 → MPVSASLRQDGSQERPVSLMSTTSSSGSSRDSRGAMEEPSGPEASAENGAGSPRGRHPANGDSGPSGWLSVRGPLSPFSSRAPAAPALKLSYLGRVVREIVETERMYVQDLRSIVEDYLLKIIDTPGLLKPEQVSALFGNIENIYALNSQLLRDLDSCNSDPVAVASCFVERSQEFDIYTQYCNNYPNSVAALTECMRDKQQAKFFRDRQELLQHSLPLGSYLLKPVQRILKYHLLLQEIAKHFDEEEDGFEVVEDAIDTMTCVAWYINDMKRRHEHAVRLQEIQSLLINWKGPDLTIYGELVLEGTFRVHRVRNERTFFLFDKALLITKKRGDHFVYKGHIPCSSLMLIESTRDSLCFTVTHYKHSKQQYNIQAKTAEEKRSWTHHIKRLILENHHTTIPQKAKEAILEMDSYYPSRYRCSPERLKKAWSSQDEVSTHVRQGRRQSEPGQPLFLRATLPSRQRGFTESGLKGRRKSEPTRHLLRQLSEKAARAAGMKHAGSAGALLDFGQPPCAQGVQPETEGAAQEEQEEEEEEEEEEEEEEEEEEEVVVEEEEEKAFQVSLEDLAGPEGSEKGARLEPPGSEEEEEEEESLAVAEQVADFASSLLAALHCWHYRANALLFSRGAMEKGRKESEGPKSRRRSSGRSPTSAEKRMSFESTSSLPEVEPVPDPEMEQEVFAAMEGPSIEEVPSDTESPEVLETQLDAHQDLLGLAPPGDMGDFVVVESTEDLKALSSEEEDEDVRAAQETESLLPPSVLDQASIIAERFVSSFSRRSSLALEDGKASGFGSPRLISRSSSVLSLEGSEKGPAWHGSTTDSLGSQLPPEVDATVGVAMESGPPVNGTEPPSPGCLAEPDRSSCKKKESTLSTRDRLLLDKIKSYYENAEHHDAGFSIRRRESLSYIPKGLVRNSVSRFNSLPRPDPEPMAPLGHKRPVGSRPPSWALFDLPGPSQASAGEPAPITDAEFRPSSEIVKIWEGMESAGESSRKGPGQGQANGFDLHEPLFILEEHELGAITEESATASPESASPTERPSPAHLARELKELVKELSSGVQGELVAPLHPRIVQLSHVMDGHVSERVKNKVYQLARQYSLRIKSKSVTARPPLQWGKVAPTVPCLQEEAGAPSGGTGKRKPVLPLLNHEQTAAQEHSPPRPGSPRLFAFSPTAASPKASSAAPRPSSRSPLSPFDAEPFSWPDVRELCSKYASHDEAFQAEGSRPRGPPVNRSRSVPENMVEPPPAGRVGRCCSVGARRGRPGPEAAQPQLPGMLPQSRPVEDEALYVTADLTLENNQRVIVLEKGPLPCPAAGLEERSGQGPSSPAATMRRGLDFQETGVSRSPEYWPKEEGPRDPADPGQQGRVRNLREKFQALNSIG
- the PLEKHG3 gene encoding pleckstrin homology domain-containing family G member 3 isoform X1, producing MPVSASLRQDGSQERPVSLMSTTSSSGSSRDSRGAMEEPSGPEASAENGAGSPRGRHPANGDSGPSGWLSVRGPLSPFSSRAPAAPALKLSYLGRVVREIVETERMYVQDLRSIVEDYLLKIIDTPGLLKPEQVSALFGNIENIYALNSQLLRDLDSCNSDPVAVASCFVERSQEFDIYTQYCNNYPNSVAALTECMRDKQQAKFFRDRQELLQHSLPLGSYLLKPVQRILKYHLLLQEIAKHFDEEEDGFEVVEDAIDTMTCVAWYINDMKRRHEHAVRLQEIQSLLINWKGPDLTIYGELVLEGTFRVHRVRNERTFFLFDKALLITKKRGDHFVYKGHIPCSSLMLIESTRDSLCFTVTHYKHSKQQYNIQAKTAEEKRSWTHHIKRLILENHHTTIPQKAKEAILEMDSYYPSRYRCSPERLKKAWSSQDEVSTHVRQGRRQSEPGQPLFLRATLPSRQRGFTESGLKGRRKSEPTRHLLRQLSEKARAAGMKHAGSAGALLDFGQPPCAQGVQPETEGAAQEEQEEEEEEEEEEEEEEEEEEEVVVEEEEEKAFQVSLEDLAGPEGSEKGARLEPPGSEEEEEEEESLAVAEQVADFASSLLAALHCWHYRANALLFSRGAMEKGRKESEGPKSRRRSSGRSPTSAEKRMSFESTSSLPEVEPVPDPEMEQEVFAAMEGPSIEEVPSDTESPEVLETQLDAHQDLLGLAPPGDMGDFVVVESTEDLKALSSEEEDEDVRAAQETESLLPPSVLDQASIIAERFVSSFSRRSSLALEDGKASGFGSPRLISRSSSVLSLEGSEKGPAWHGSTTDSLGSQLPPEVDATVGVAMESGPPVNGTEPPSPGCLAEPDRSSCKKKESTLSTRDRLLLDKIKSYYENAEHHDAGFSIRRRESLSYIPKGLVRNSVSRFNSLPRPDPEPMAPLGHKRPVGSRPPSWALFDLPGPSQASAGEPAPITDAEFRPSSEIVKIWEGMESAGESSRKGPGQGQANGFDLHEPLFILEEHELGAITEESATASPESASPTERPSPAHLARELKELVKELSSGVQGELVAPLHPRIVQLSHVMDGHVSERVKNKVYQLARQYSLRIKSKSVTARPPLQWGKVAPTVPCLQEEAGAPSGGTGKRKPVLPLLNHEQTAAQEHSPPRPGSPRLFAFSPTAASPKASSAAPRPSSRSPLSPFDAEPFSWPDVRELCSKYASHDEAFQAEGSRPRGPPVNRSRSVPENMVEPPPAGRVGRCCSVGARRGRPGPEAAQPQLPGMLPQSRPVEDEALYVTADLTLENNQRVIVLEKGPLPCPAAGLEERSGQGPSSPAATMRRGLDFQETGVSRSPEYWPKEEGPRDPADPGQQGRVRNLREKFQALNSIG